From the Clostridiales bacterium FE2011 genome, one window contains:
- a CDS encoding Type 1 glutamine amidotransferase-like domain-containing protein produces MNVILTSHLGGSYRENGKRIPAMLMEENGLLEKLRSLWPEKARVLMICADPADYEKNDAVLSCFTQAFPMSGLNYASLEMCDDRNMESAADLSCKDVIILTGGHVPTQNQFFREISLKEKLNGYTGLVIAWSAGSMNCADPVYAGPELPGEAVDPDFQRWIPGLGLTKTNIFPHFEALKDDMLDGMRLIEDITFADSMTHEIIAINNGSYITVDENGEMLYGEAYSIKNGVMKQICRDGEAIHL; encoded by the coding sequence ATGAATGTGATCCTTACAAGCCATCTCGGAGGCTCATACCGGGAAAACGGAAAAAGAATCCCCGCCATGCTGATGGAGGAAAACGGATTGCTGGAGAAGCTCCGTTCCCTGTGGCCGGAAAAGGCAAGGGTGCTGATGATCTGCGCGGATCCCGCCGATTATGAAAAAAACGACGCTGTCCTCTCCTGCTTCACGCAGGCGTTCCCGATGAGCGGCCTTAACTATGCTTCTCTCGAAATGTGCGACGACAGGAATATGGAGTCCGCGGCGGATCTGAGCTGCAAGGACGTCATTATCCTGACGGGCGGGCACGTTCCCACGCAGAATCAATTCTTCCGGGAAATCTCCCTGAAGGAAAAGCTGAACGGATATACCGGCCTGGTGATTGCCTGGAGCGCCGGCTCCATGAACTGCGCGGATCCCGTCTATGCCGGTCCGGAGCTTCCCGGCGAAGCTGTGGATCCGGACTTCCAGCGGTGGATCCCCGGCCTGGGGCTCACAAAAACCAACATCTTCCCGCACTTCGAAGCGCTGAAGGACGACATGCTGGACGGCATGCGGCTGATTGAAGATATCACCTTTGCGGACAGCATGACCCATGAAATCATCGCCATAAACAACGGGAGCTATATCACTGTTGATGAGAACGGCGAAATGCTCTACGGTGAAGCGTACAGCATCAAAAACGGCGTCATGAAGCAGATCTGCCGTGACGGCGAAGCGATACATCTGTAA
- the trpS gene encoding tryptophan--tRNA ligase: protein MADQKQIILTGDRPTGRLHLGHYVGSLKRRVELQNSGLYDEINILIADDQALTDNADNPAKIRDNIINVVLDYLSVGLDPEKVTICVQSALPALHALTFYYLNLVTTARLSRNPTVKAEIQMRGFADEGLPAGFFCYPVSQAADITAFDANVVPVGEDQLPMIEQTREIVEKFNKVYGETLVLPKAVIPENETQRRLPGVDGKAKMSKSLGNCIYLSDDPKTVKKQVNGHMFTDPQHLQISDPGHIEGNVVFTYLDALCTDAHFAEFLPDYANLEEMKDHYRRGGLGDGTCKKFLINILEETLSPIRAERAKWENDIGAVYDILQAGTAKAVETTNATLARVRKAMRINYFEDRSIIKEWDKLLKAAKQ from the coding sequence ATGGCTGATCAGAAACAGATTATTCTTACCGGTGACCGTCCCACTGGACGGCTGCACCTGGGTCATTATGTAGGTTCCCTGAAGCGTCGGGTGGAGCTGCAGAACTCCGGCCTGTACGATGAGATCAACATCCTCATCGCCGACGACCAGGCCCTGACGGATAACGCGGACAACCCCGCCAAGATCCGGGATAACATCATCAACGTCGTGCTGGACTACCTCTCCGTCGGCCTCGACCCGGAGAAGGTCACCATCTGCGTCCAGTCCGCCCTGCCGGCGCTCCACGCCCTGACCTTCTATTACCTGAACCTGGTCACCACGGCCCGCCTCTCCCGCAACCCCACCGTCAAGGCTGAAATCCAGATGCGCGGTTTCGCGGATGAAGGCCTCCCGGCCGGTTTCTTCTGCTATCCCGTGTCCCAGGCCGCGGACATTACCGCCTTTGACGCGAACGTGGTGCCCGTCGGCGAGGATCAGCTGCCCATGATCGAACAGACCCGGGAAATTGTGGAAAAATTCAACAAGGTCTACGGCGAAACCCTGGTGCTGCCCAAGGCCGTGATTCCGGAAAATGAAACCCAGCGCCGCCTGCCCGGCGTGGACGGCAAGGCCAAGATGAGCAAGTCCCTGGGCAACTGCATCTACCTGTCCGACGACCCCAAGACCGTGAAAAAGCAGGTCAACGGCCATATGTTCACAGATCCCCAGCACCTGCAGATCTCCGATCCCGGCCATATCGAAGGCAACGTGGTGTTCACCTACCTGGACGCCCTCTGCACCGACGCACACTTTGCCGAATTCCTGCCGGACTACGCCAACCTGGAGGAAATGAAGGATCATTACCGCCGCGGCGGTCTCGGAGACGGCACCTGCAAGAAGTTCCTCATCAACATCCTGGAAGAAACTCTGAGCCCCATCCGTGCGGAGCGGGCCAAGTGGGAAAATGATATCGGCGCCGTCTATGACATCCTGCAGGCCGGCACCGCCAAGGCCGTGGAAACCACCAACGCCACCCTGGCCCGTGTCCGGAAAGCCATGCGGATCAACTACTTCGAAGACCGTTCCATCATCAAGGAATGGGACAAGCTGCTGAAAGCCGCAAAGCAGTAA
- a CDS encoding helix-turn-helix domain-containing protein, whose protein sequence is MELGKRLKEYRNRFGMTQDDLAEKLFVTRQTISSWENDKSYPDIYSLLMLGDVFNVSLDALVKGDIEIMKEKIDQAKVRAFTRNSWIYAALLLACAVLFVPLERWLGVPGVVIWGVLFAAALFYSFKLEKVKKEEDIHTYKEIAAFCNGEKLDNIEKAREEGKRNYQGMLAVLVCGAVGFAVTLLLSTILKGIG, encoded by the coding sequence ATGGAACTTGGCAAGCGGCTGAAGGAATACAGGAACCGGTTCGGGATGACGCAGGACGACCTGGCGGAGAAACTGTTCGTCACAAGACAGACGATCTCTAGCTGGGAGAACGATAAGAGCTATCCGGACATTTACAGTCTGCTGATGCTGGGCGACGTGTTCAATGTCTCCCTTGACGCATTGGTTAAAGGAGATATCGAAATCATGAAAGAGAAGATCGATCAGGCAAAAGTCCGGGCGTTTACGCGGAACAGCTGGATTTACGCGGCGCTGCTGCTGGCCTGCGCGGTATTGTTCGTTCCGCTGGAGCGGTGGCTCGGCGTGCCCGGCGTCGTCATCTGGGGAGTGCTGTTTGCGGCGGCGCTGTTCTACAGCTTTAAGCTGGAGAAGGTAAAAAAGGAAGAGGATATCCATACCTATAAGGAGATCGCCGCTTTCTGCAACGGCGAGAAGCTGGACAATATCGAAAAGGCGAGGGAAGAAGGAAAACGGAACTACCAGGGAATGCTGGCGGTGCTTGTGTGCGGGGCGGTCGGGTTCGCGGTCACGCTGCTCCTGTCGACGATCCTGAAGGGAATCGGATAA
- a CDS encoding DUF402 domain-containing protein, whose amino-acid sequence MKTIRKKHMDRREWYSDSDREYACIYHRDDCFQGGIGLLTFTGLKEPEYVDSPEGPLCIAANGYQWLELVPEGGHFALTAMFHDGTLFEQYTDITLRNEVNENGDAAFYDLLLDVVVLSDGTPSVLDREELDEALAGGIITRDEYDLALQTANRVVDFYTTHKDLIRKKLFEYKALFEK is encoded by the coding sequence GTGAAAACGATCAGGAAAAAGCATATGGACCGGCGGGAATGGTATTCTGACTCCGACCGGGAGTATGCCTGCATTTATCACCGGGACGACTGCTTTCAGGGCGGCATCGGCCTGCTCACCTTTACCGGATTGAAGGAGCCCGAATACGTGGACTCCCCGGAAGGCCCGCTGTGCATCGCAGCCAACGGCTACCAGTGGCTGGAGCTTGTACCGGAAGGCGGCCATTTTGCCCTCACCGCCATGTTCCATGACGGCACCCTCTTCGAGCAGTATACGGATATCACTCTCCGCAACGAAGTAAACGAAAACGGAGACGCCGCCTTCTATGACCTGCTGCTGGACGTGGTTGTCCTGAGCGACGGCACGCCCAGCGTCCTGGACCGGGAAGAGCTGGACGAAGCCCTGGCTGGCGGCATCATCACCCGGGACGAGTATGACCTCGCCCTCCAGACAGCCAACCGGGTGGTGGACTTCTACACCACCCACAAAGACCTGATCCGGAAAAAGCTATTCGAATACAAAGCGCTCTTTGAGAAATAA
- a CDS encoding helix-turn-helix transcriptional regulator gives MDLQKIGTFLKDLRKEKGLTQEQLAESLNVSRRTVSRWETGMNMPDLDLLMELSDLYAVDLREMLNGERKSEDKMNKEMQETVLQVAEYSNAEKERGAKVVCIYFIVGIIALIVNIIMDLFMDMQETFWAGFLEGGTIGLAIAAMIMGILYATGALRKVYAFKMRLIGKGKAE, from the coding sequence ATGGATCTGCAGAAGATCGGAACATTCCTGAAAGACCTGCGGAAGGAAAAAGGATTAACACAGGAACAGCTGGCGGAATCCCTGAACGTTTCCAGGAGAACAGTATCCCGCTGGGAAACGGGGATGAACATGCCGGACCTGGATCTGCTGATGGAGCTTTCGGATCTCTATGCGGTGGATCTGCGGGAAATGCTCAACGGAGAAAGGAAAAGTGAGGACAAAATGAACAAGGAAATGCAGGAAACAGTATTGCAGGTTGCGGAATACAGCAACGCGGAAAAAGAGCGGGGCGCTAAGGTAGTATGCATCTATTTTATCGTCGGCATTATCGCCCTGATTGTGAACATCATCATGGATCTTTTTATGGACATGCAGGAAACCTTCTGGGCCGGGTTCCTGGAAGGCGGTACGATCGGGCTGGCCATCGCCGCCATGATCATGGGCATCCTGTACGCGACGGGAGCGCTGAGGAAGGTCTATGCCTTCAAGATGCGGCTGATCGGAAAAGGAAAGGCGGAATAA
- a CDS encoding helix-turn-helix transcriptional regulator, which produces MIFADKLIDLRKKNGWSQEELAEKLNVSRQAVSKWEGAQSIPDMTRIIQLSELFGVSTDYLLKDNLEQAEAATSADLAQDSAPDVAVRTIGMEEANAFLKIKEENSRRVALGVLLCILSPVALILLGGINEFKLWNWSSEAAGGVGLLVMLLMILPAVGLFITAGLRIAPYERLEKEPLETLYGVTGMVKSRQEKFLPLRNRYLIIGVLLCIASLIPLFVSLVFTKGESFLQVIGIAAILVLAAIGVMLIVRVSIIWGSYQILLEEGDYTRESKESNKHTSLLTTAYWCLVVAIFLLWSFLTNDWKNTWIVWPVAAVGYVAVAGIIKALERK; this is translated from the coding sequence ATGATCTTTGCGGACAAATTAATTGATCTCAGAAAGAAGAACGGCTGGTCCCAGGAAGAACTGGCCGAGAAACTGAACGTCAGCCGGCAGGCTGTTTCCAAATGGGAAGGCGCCCAGTCCATCCCGGACATGACAAGGATCATCCAGCTGTCCGAGCTGTTCGGCGTCAGCACCGATTACCTGCTGAAGGATAACCTGGAGCAGGCCGAGGCAGCGACAAGCGCCGACCTGGCCCAGGACTCCGCGCCGGACGTAGCCGTCCGGACCATCGGCATGGAAGAAGCCAACGCTTTCCTGAAGATTAAGGAAGAAAACTCCCGCCGGGTGGCGCTGGGCGTGCTGCTCTGCATCCTTTCCCCGGTGGCCCTGATCCTGCTGGGCGGCATTAATGAATTCAAGCTTTGGAACTGGTCTTCGGAAGCGGCAGGCGGCGTCGGCCTCCTGGTCATGCTGCTGATGATTCTCCCGGCAGTCGGCCTGTTCATCACCGCCGGTCTCCGGATCGCCCCCTATGAGCGGCTGGAAAAGGAGCCCCTGGAAACCCTGTACGGCGTCACCGGTATGGTAAAATCCCGCCAGGAGAAGTTCCTGCCCCTGCGCAATCGCTACCTGATCATCGGCGTCCTGCTCTGCATCGCGTCCCTCATCCCGCTGTTCGTCAGCCTGGTTTTCACCAAAGGTGAATCCTTCCTGCAGGTCATCGGCATCGCCGCCATCCTGGTGCTTGCCGCCATCGGCGTGATGCTGATCGTCCGGGTATCCATCATCTGGGGCAGCTACCAGATCCTGCTGGAGGAAGGGGATTATACCCGCGAAAGCAAGGAAAGCAATAAGCATACCAGCCTCCTCACCACCGCCTACTGGTGCCTGGTTGTCGCCATCTTCCTCCTCTGGAGCTTCCTGACAAACGACTGGAAGAACACCTGGATCGTCTGGCCCGTCGCCGCCGTCGGCTATGTCGCCGTCGCGGGAATCATCAAAGCGTTGGAAAGAAAATAA
- a CDS encoding winged helix-turn-helix transcriptional regulator has product MESQYAKMAKMFKALSDPKRVKIVDMLSCGEMCGCVLLKCFEITQPTLAHDMKVLTEAGIVTSRRDGKKTIYSLDRKALEKMNIKLQNMVKADCGD; this is encoded by the coding sequence ATGGAAAGCCAGTACGCAAAGATGGCGAAGATGTTTAAGGCCCTGTCTGATCCGAAGCGGGTCAAGATTGTGGACATGCTTTCCTGCGGGGAGATGTGTGGCTGCGTCCTGCTGAAATGCTTTGAGATTACCCAGCCCACCCTGGCCCACGATATGAAGGTGCTGACGGAGGCCGGGATTGTGACCAGCCGGCGGGACGGGAAAAAGACCATTTATTCCCTGGACCGGAAAGCCCTGGAAAAGATGAATATCAAGCTGCAGAACATGGTGAAGGCGGACTGCGGCGACTGA
- a CDS encoding GNAT family N-acetyltransferase: MIKCYQPALEDLGFRESLLADPDTMSYNNAWGGTIPFPREKWESWYQYWIGNPEGKRFYRYLQDEETGEFVGEIAWHLDEKRNIHICDVIILARYRNRGYGSEGIRLLCEAAKRSGIAILYDDIAADNPSWKLFLKNGFEISSRDDEVVMVRKVL; this comes from the coding sequence ATGATCAAATGTTATCAACCGGCCCTGGAAGACCTGGGATTCCGGGAAAGCCTGCTGGCCGATCCGGACACCATGTCCTACAACAACGCCTGGGGCGGAACCATTCCCTTTCCCCGGGAAAAATGGGAAAGCTGGTATCAATACTGGATCGGAAACCCGGAAGGAAAGCGGTTTTACCGCTACTTGCAGGATGAAGAGACCGGGGAATTTGTAGGCGAGATTGCCTGGCACCTGGATGAAAAGCGGAACATCCATATCTGCGACGTGATCATCCTCGCCAGATACAGAAACCGCGGCTACGGCTCGGAAGGCATCCGGCTGCTCTGCGAAGCGGCGAAAAGGAGCGGGATCGCCATCCTGTATGACGACATCGCCGCGGACAATCCCTCCTGGAAGCTGTTCCTCAAAAACGGATTTGAGATCAGTTCCCGGGATGATGAAGTGGTCATGGTCCGCAAAGTGCTGTAA
- a CDS encoding TlpA family protein disulfide reductase yields the protein MKKLTTIALVLVMVFTLMVSGAHADPEAMYGKTFPDFTVKTISGEDFTLSESLKTHDLVVINFWATWCGPCCMEFPFLQEAWEKYADRVDVIAMSIEKTDTEKVLKSFAKEYGLTFSIGRDEKKLLDKMRGDAIPTTLIVDRTGKVVSVDVGAKMSVEEFTELFDSLLADIPVEI from the coding sequence ATGAAGAAGCTGACAACCATCGCCCTGGTACTGGTCATGGTATTCACCCTGATGGTCTCCGGCGCCCACGCGGATCCGGAAGCCATGTACGGGAAAACCTTCCCGGATTTCACGGTGAAAACCATCTCCGGTGAGGACTTTACCCTGTCTGAATCCCTGAAAACCCATGACCTGGTGGTAATCAACTTCTGGGCCACCTGGTGCGGACCCTGCTGCATGGAGTTCCCCTTCCTCCAGGAAGCCTGGGAAAAATACGCGGATCGGGTGGACGTCATCGCCATGAGCATTGAGAAAACCGATACCGAAAAAGTGCTCAAAAGCTTCGCGAAGGAATACGGTCTCACCTTCTCCATCGGCCGGGACGAGAAAAAGCTGCTGGATAAGATGAGGGGTGACGCCATCCCCACCACCCTGATCGTGGACCGGACCGGAAAGGTTGTCTCCGTGGACGTCGGGGCGAAAATGTCCGTCGAGGAATTCACCGAACTCTTCGACAGCCTGCTGGCCGACATTCCGGTGGAAATCTGA
- a CDS encoding GNAT family N-acetyltransferase, translating to MNYRITDNKEEMKLEDIVRLLRMTYWADKRPEETIEKSIRESDCFGIYTDTTDQLIGFARVITDHATAYYLCDVIIDPEYRGSGLGKALVSHIVSRPEYTGLHGFLFTRDAHGLYEQYGFQLAVGRSMERR from the coding sequence ATGAACTACCGGATTACTGACAACAAGGAAGAAATGAAGCTGGAGGATATCGTCCGGCTTTTGCGAATGACCTACTGGGCGGACAAGCGGCCCGAGGAGACCATTGAAAAATCCATCCGGGAGTCTGACTGCTTCGGCATTTATACCGACACCACGGACCAGCTCATCGGTTTCGCCCGGGTGATCACCGACCACGCCACCGCCTACTATCTCTGCGACGTGATCATCGATCCGGAGTACCGGGGCAGCGGCCTGGGCAAAGCCCTAGTTTCCCACATCGTTTCCCGGCCGGAGTACACAGGCCTGCACGGCTTCCTGTTCACCCGGGACGCCCACGGACTGTATGAACAGTACGGTTTCCAGCTGGCGGTCGGCCGTTCCATGGAAAGAAGATAA
- a CDS encoding MFS transporter, translated as MEKNYRKTLLACYLGFITQAIAANFAPLLFLKLHTDYAIPLGQIALIPTAFFLTQLLVDVLCAKFVDSIGYRRSIVMSEVTSCLGLAGLAFIPDLFGDPFIGILICVVIYAIGSGLIEVLVSPIVEACPFDHKDAVMSLLHSFYCWGCVGVILLSTAFFAVFGIDNWKWLACIWALVPLYNIFNFATCPIERLTEEGKGMTIRGLFKLRIFWIAIVLMVCAGASELAMAQWASAFTEAALGFSKTVGDLIGPCLFAVTMGICRVIYGKFGPKMDLTKFMIGSGVLCLCCYLLACLSSSPVLGLVGCVCCGFSVGIMWPGTISITSPRIPTGGTALFALLAMAGDLGGAFGPSLVGTVTQQAGDNLQTGMLAGSIFPLVLIIALVLLNRKAKENK; from the coding sequence ATGGAAAAGAATTACCGGAAGACCCTGCTGGCGTGCTACCTGGGCTTTATCACCCAGGCGATTGCCGCCAATTTTGCGCCGCTTCTGTTCCTGAAGCTGCATACGGACTACGCGATTCCGCTGGGCCAGATTGCCCTGATCCCCACGGCCTTTTTCCTGACGCAGCTGCTGGTGGACGTGCTCTGCGCAAAGTTCGTGGACTCCATCGGCTACCGGCGCAGTATTGTGATGTCCGAGGTCACCTCCTGCCTGGGCCTGGCAGGCCTGGCCTTTATCCCGGACCTGTTCGGGGACCCCTTCATCGGCATCCTGATCTGCGTGGTGATCTACGCTATCGGCAGCGGCCTGATCGAGGTCCTGGTGAGCCCCATCGTGGAGGCCTGTCCCTTTGACCATAAGGACGCGGTGATGAGCCTGCTGCACTCCTTCTACTGCTGGGGCTGCGTGGGCGTGATCCTGCTGTCCACGGCCTTTTTCGCGGTGTTCGGCATCGACAACTGGAAATGGCTGGCCTGCATCTGGGCCCTGGTGCCGCTGTATAATATCTTCAACTTTGCCACCTGTCCCATTGAGCGGCTGACGGAGGAAGGTAAGGGCATGACCATCCGCGGGCTGTTCAAACTGCGGATCTTCTGGATCGCCATTGTGCTGATGGTCTGCGCCGGGGCTTCCGAGCTGGCCATGGCCCAGTGGGCGTCCGCCTTCACGGAGGCGGCCCTGGGCTTTTCCAAAACTGTGGGCGACCTGATCGGCCCCTGCCTGTTCGCCGTTACCATGGGTATCTGCCGGGTGATCTACGGGAAGTTCGGCCCGAAGATGGACCTGACAAAGTTCATGATCGGCTCCGGCGTCCTGTGCCTGTGCTGCTACCTGCTGGCCTGCCTGTCCTCCAGCCCGGTGCTGGGCCTGGTCGGGTGCGTATGCTGCGGTTTCTCCGTGGGCATCATGTGGCCGGGAACGATCAGCATTACATCGCCCCGGATTCCTACGGGCGGTACGGCGCTGTTTGCCCTGCTGGCCATGGCGGGCGACCTGGGCGGCGCCTTCGGCCCCAGCCTGGTGGGCACCGTGACACAGCAGGCCGGGGACAACCTGCAGACCGGCATGCTGGCCGGAAGCATCTTCCCGCTGGTACTGATCATCGCGCTGGTGCTGCTGAACAGGAAAGCAAAGGAAAACAAATAA
- a CDS encoding rubredoxin — protein MRYICSVCGYVYDEAKEKIPWAELPEDWKCPLCGAAKSDFVPEGQASGSAEAAAPAAETELKPLTAAEVSALCSNLAKGCEKQYKAELAEAFTGLAAWFGGQERTVTDASFEKLLEKVNADLESGFPAVNAVSRQEGDRGALRALTWSEKVTRILKSLLTRYAQEGEAMLADTQVYVCTICGFVYVGNDLPDVCPVCKVPNFKFEKIGG, from the coding sequence ATGAGGTATATCTGTTCCGTCTGCGGCTATGTATATGACGAGGCAAAAGAGAAAATCCCCTGGGCGGAGCTGCCGGAGGACTGGAAATGTCCCCTGTGCGGCGCGGCCAAGTCGGACTTTGTGCCGGAAGGACAAGCTTCCGGCAGCGCGGAAGCGGCTGCCCCGGCGGCTGAAACCGAGCTGAAGCCGCTGACGGCTGCAGAGGTCAGCGCCCTGTGCTCCAACCTGGCCAAGGGCTGCGAAAAGCAGTACAAGGCGGAGCTGGCGGAAGCCTTTACCGGCCTGGCGGCCTGGTTTGGCGGCCAGGAGCGGACGGTGACGGACGCGTCCTTTGAAAAGCTGCTGGAGAAGGTGAATGCCGACCTGGAATCCGGCTTCCCGGCGGTGAACGCCGTTTCCCGCCAGGAGGGAGACCGGGGCGCGCTGCGGGCCCTCACCTGGAGCGAGAAGGTGACGCGCATCCTCAAGTCCCTGCTGACCCGGTACGCGCAGGAGGGAGAGGCGATGCTGGCGGATACGCAGGTGTACGTCTGCACAATCTGCGGCTTCGTCTATGTGGGGAATGATCTTCCCGACGTCTGCCCGGTCTGCAAGGTGCCGAACTTCAAATTTGAAAAGATCGGAGGGTAA
- a CDS encoding 4Fe-4S binding protein — protein MSDRIAVRNVRKCEKDCLCLYVCPTGASDTENSVIDAEKCIGCGACADACPAGAISMVPKEYPPQQEKKEAVIAALRGLVSSKSEQEQLAALLPGKLAKALEKSNRIMAEDLLREAGYMLPQSGNVKQFLQELLSREGDGFPVEAVKTLLAKLPFNESDHKKEDTKMEKWKCPICGYVHEGPLPEGFTCPVCKQPGSVFVKVEAAKSNPYAGTQTEKNLEAAFAGESQARNKYTYFASKAKKEGFEQIAALFLQTAENEKEHAKIWFKELNGIGSTAENLAAAADGENYEWTDMYEGFAVTAEKEGFTELAAKFRMVAAIEKHHEERYRALLRNVEAQEVFARSEVKVWECRNCGHIVVGTKAPEICPVCAHPQSYFEIHAENY, from the coding sequence ATGAGTGATCGGATAGCGGTCCGGAACGTCCGGAAATGCGAAAAAGACTGCCTGTGCCTCTACGTCTGCCCTACCGGCGCGTCGGACACGGAAAACAGCGTGATTGACGCTGAAAAGTGCATCGGCTGCGGCGCCTGCGCGGACGCCTGCCCGGCCGGAGCCATCAGCATGGTGCCGAAGGAGTACCCGCCGCAGCAGGAAAAGAAGGAAGCGGTGATCGCGGCGCTCCGGGGCCTGGTTTCATCCAAGTCGGAGCAGGAGCAGCTGGCGGCCCTGCTGCCCGGAAAGCTGGCAAAGGCACTGGAGAAATCCAACCGCATCATGGCGGAGGATCTGCTGCGGGAGGCAGGCTATATGCTGCCCCAGAGCGGCAATGTGAAGCAGTTCCTGCAGGAGCTGCTGTCCCGGGAAGGGGACGGCTTCCCCGTGGAGGCGGTGAAAACGCTGCTGGCGAAACTGCCGTTCAATGAATCTGATCATAAAAAGGAGGATACAAAAATGGAAAAATGGAAATGCCCGATCTGCGGATACGTACATGAAGGACCCCTGCCGGAAGGATTCACCTGCCCGGTGTGCAAACAGCCCGGCTCTGTGTTTGTGAAGGTGGAAGCGGCGAAGAGCAACCCCTACGCGGGCACGCAGACTGAGAAGAACCTGGAAGCGGCTTTTGCCGGTGAGTCCCAGGCCCGGAACAAATATACCTACTTCGCCTCCAAGGCAAAGAAGGAAGGCTTTGAACAGATTGCCGCCCTGTTCCTGCAGACCGCGGAGAACGAGAAGGAGCACGCGAAGATCTGGTTCAAGGAGCTGAACGGCATCGGCAGCACCGCCGAGAACCTGGCCGCCGCGGCGGACGGGGAGAACTATGAGTGGACCGATATGTATGAAGGCTTCGCCGTGACCGCGGAGAAGGAAGGCTTTACCGAGCTGGCGGCCAAGTTCCGTATGGTGGCGGCCATCGAGAAGCACCATGAGGAGCGCTACCGCGCCCTGCTGCGGAATGTGGAAGCCCAGGAAGTCTTCGCCAGGAGCGAGGTTAAGGTCTGGGAATGCCGGAACTGCGGCCACATCGTGGTGGGCACCAAGGCACCGGAAATCTGCCCGGTCTGCGCCCATCCCCAGAGCTATTTCGAGATCCACGCGGAAAACTATTAA
- a CDS encoding glutathione peroxidase: protein MKTVYDFTVKDRQGQAVSLKDYEGKVLLIVNTATGCGFTPHYEPLEAMYKELKEKGLEILDFPCNQFANQAPGSEEEIHQFCTLKYGTDFPQFAKIDVNGENADPLFAFLATEKPFAGFGKGLKNAALNKFADMNNKSFGDKAYIKWNFTKFLVNREGQVIARFEPTTDMKDVKAAVEAAL from the coding sequence ATGAAGACTGTATATGATTTCACCGTGAAGGACCGGCAGGGACAGGCTGTCAGCCTGAAGGACTATGAGGGCAAGGTGCTGCTGATTGTGAACACGGCTACCGGCTGCGGTTTCACCCCGCACTACGAGCCCCTGGAAGCGATGTATAAGGAGCTGAAGGAGAAGGGCCTGGAGATCCTGGACTTCCCCTGCAACCAGTTTGCCAACCAGGCGCCCGGCAGCGAGGAGGAGATTCACCAGTTCTGCACCCTGAAGTACGGCACCGATTTCCCGCAGTTCGCCAAGATTGACGTGAACGGGGAGAACGCTGATCCGCTGTTTGCTTTCCTGGCAACAGAAAAGCCCTTCGCCGGTTTCGGCAAAGGACTGAAGAACGCCGCCCTGAACAAGTTTGCCGATATGAACAATAAGTCCTTCGGCGACAAGGCGTATATCAAGTGGAACTTCACCAAGTTCCTGGTCAACCGGGAAGGTCAGGTCATCGCCCGGTTTGAGCCCACCACCGACATGAAAGATGTGAAAGCAGCGGTCGAAGCCGCACTGTGA
- a CDS encoding AzlD domain-containing protein, with translation MSVSHSAVLVAVMSLVTILLRALPFLVFRKKTPDYIAYLGKVLPPAIIGMLVIYCLKDTKISSAPFGVPELISALLVVLLQAWKRNVLVSILAGTVCYMALIHFVF, from the coding sequence ATGAGCGTCTCCCATTCCGCCGTCCTGGTGGCGGTCATGTCCCTGGTCACCATCCTGCTGCGGGCGCTTCCCTTCCTGGTCTTCCGGAAGAAGACCCCGGATTATATTGCCTACCTGGGCAAGGTGCTTCCCCCGGCCATCATCGGCATGCTGGTCATCTACTGCCTCAAGGATACAAAAATCAGCTCCGCGCCTTTCGGCGTTCCGGAGCTGATCTCTGCCCTGCTGGTGGTTCTCCTGCAGGCCTGGAAAAGGAATGTGCTGGTGAGTATACTGGCGGGCACGGTATGCTATATGGCACTGATACACTTTGTATTCTAA